One Panicum virgatum strain AP13 chromosome 3N, P.virgatum_v5, whole genome shotgun sequence DNA segment encodes these proteins:
- the LOC120667487 gene encoding uncharacterized protein LOC120667487 produces MTKIQDTTMLQTGSTCLLGAKQKDQELRRSFSECSNNAKANKLIPGGGSGSSSLEVAETVRCACACCGVPEDCTAAYIRRVRAAHCGSWVCGLCAEAVGERLRREPGAGVEAALRSHTAVCRDFNATTRLNPKLSLAGSMRDIARRSFNRRASSATTCHDELRASKTMERAVSCQPRFFA; encoded by the exons ATGACGAAGATTCAGGATACCACGATGTTGCAAACCGGGAGTACTTGCCTACTTGGAGCCAAG caaaaggatcaAGAGCTGCGGCGCTCATTCTCGGAGTGCTCCAACAACGCCAAGGCCAACAAGCTCATTCCCGGCGGTGGCAGCGGAAGCTCGTCGTTGGAGGTGGCGGAGacggtgcggtgcgcgtgcgcgtgctgcGGCGTGCCGGAGGACTGCACGGCCGCCTACATCCGCCGCGTCCGCGCGGCGCACTGCGGGAGCTGGGTGTGCGGCCTCTGCGCGGAGGCCGTGGGCGAGCGGCTGCGGCGGGAgcccggcgccggcgtggaggcggcgctgcggtcGCACACGGCGGTGTGCAGGGACTTCAACGCGACCACCAGGCTGAACCCGAAGCTCTCCCTCGCCGGCTCCATGAGGGACATCGCGCGGAGGAGCTTCAACCGGCGGGCGTCGTCGGCGACGACGTGCCACGACGAGCTCCGCGCCTCCAAGACGATGGAGAGGGCCGTCAGCTGCCAGCCCCGCTTCTTTGCGTGA
- the LOC120667091 gene encoding lachrymatory-factor synthase-like isoform X3 produces METEEAAAAEQLQQEQEQWRGTVEAALPSTPASAAWPHIASFCALHRYLPGIDVCELAAGEDGRPGCVRYVASLAPAAAGAGGAGREVANWAREELLEIDGGARRLAYAVVGSSMGFGRYVGSMAVVADDEDEAAAAAGRCRLVWAFECDPVPGWSLDGLLGYLDGGVKAIAARIEEAVAAA; encoded by the exons ATGGAGAcggaggaggcggcagcggcggagcagctgcagcaggagcaggagcagtggcggggcacggtggaggcggctctgccgtcgaccccggcctcggcggcgtggccgcaCATCGCCAGCTTCTGCGCGCTGCACCGGTACCTCCCGGGCATCGACGTGTGCGAGCTCGCGGCGGGGGAGGACGGCCGCCCCGGGTGCGTCCGCTACGTGGCCTCCctggcgcccgccgccgccggggcagggGGCGCGGGGCGGGAGGTCGCCAACTGGGCGCGCGAGGAGCTGCTGGAGATAGACGGCGGCGCACGCCGGCTTGCGTACGCCGTCGTCGGCAGCAGCATGGGGTTCGGCCGCTACGTCGGCAGCATGGCcgtcgtcgccgacgacgaggacgaggcggccgcggcggcggggcggtgcaGGCTGGTGTGGGCGTTCGAGTGCGATCCCGTGCCGGGGTGGAGCCTCGACGGGCTGCTCGGCTACCTCGACGGCGGGGTCAAGGCCATCGCCGCGCGGATCGAGGAAGC cgtcgccgccgcttgA
- the LOC120667091 gene encoding lachrymatory-factor synthase-like isoform X2: protein METEEAAAAEQLQQEQEQWRGTVEAALPSTPASAAWPHIASFCALHRYLPGIDVCELAAGEDGRPGCVRYVASLAPAAAGAGGAGREVANWAREELLEIDGGARRLAYAVVGSSMGFGRYVGSMAVVADDEDEAAAAAGRCRLVWAFECDPVPGWSLDGLLGYLDGGVKAIAARIEEAETAAAA, encoded by the exons ATGGAGAcggaggaggcggcagcggcggagcagctgcagcaggagcaggagcagtggcggggcacggtggaggcggctctgccgtcgaccccggcctcggcggcgtggccgcaCATCGCCAGCTTCTGCGCGCTGCACCGGTACCTCCCGGGCATCGACGTGTGCGAGCTCGCGGCGGGGGAGGACGGCCGCCCCGGGTGCGTCCGCTACGTGGCCTCCctggcgcccgccgccgccggggcagggGGCGCGGGGCGGGAGGTCGCCAACTGGGCGCGCGAGGAGCTGCTGGAGATAGACGGCGGCGCACGCCGGCTTGCGTACGCCGTCGTCGGCAGCAGCATGGGGTTCGGCCGCTACGTCGGCAGCATGGCcgtcgtcgccgacgacgaggacgaggcggccgcggcggcggggcggtgcaGGCTGGTGTGGGCGTTCGAGTGCGATCCCGTGCCGGGGTGGAGCCTCGACGGGCTGCTCGGCTACCTCGACGGCGGGGTCAAGGCCATCGCCGCGCGGATCGAGGAAGCCGAaactgccgccgccg cttgA
- the LOC120667090 gene encoding protein RALF-like 19 produces MARLGTASLVALVALCVLCCAASSAADLGALRSSPSCDRALGQCAVGSDEEDEFAAGLGGGEASLRRAMAQRQPTNRYISYAALRADQVPCNQRGRSYYSNCASQQPANPYRRGCSAITRCARNTN; encoded by the coding sequence ATGGCTCGACTCGGCACCGCCTCGCTCGTGGCCCTGGTGGCTTTGTGCGTGCTCTGCTGCGCGGCGTCCTCGGCGGCGGACCTCGGGGCGCTGCGGTCGTCGCCGTCGTGCGACCGGGCGCTGGGGCAGTGCGCGGTGGggagcgacgaggaggacgagttcgcggcggggctgggcggcggcgaggcgtccCTGCGGCGGGCCATGGCGCAGCGGCAGCCGACCAACCGGTACATCAGCTACGCGGCGCTGCGCGCGGACCAGGTGCCCTGCAACCAGCGCGGCCGCTCCTACTACAGCAACTGCGCGTCGCAGCAGCCCGCCAACCCCTACCGCCGGGGTTGCTCCGCCATCACCCGCTGCGCGCGCAACACCAACTGA
- the LOC120667091 gene encoding lachrymatory-factor synthase-like isoform X1 gives METEEAAAAEQLQQEQEQWRGTVEAALPSTPASAAWPHIASFCALHRYLPGIDVCELAAGEDGRPGCVRYVASLAPAAAGAGGAGREVANWAREELLEIDGGARRLAYAVVGSSMGFGRYVGSMAVVADDEDEAAAAAGRCRLVWAFECDPVPGWSLDGLLGYLDGGVKAIAARIEEAETAAAA, from the exons ATGGAGAcggaggaggcggcagcggcggagcagctgcagcaggagcaggagcagtggcggggcacggtggaggcggctctgccgtcgaccccggcctcggcggcgtggccgcaCATCGCCAGCTTCTGCGCGCTGCACCGGTACCTCCCGGGCATCGACGTGTGCGAGCTCGCGGCGGGGGAGGACGGCCGCCCCGGGTGCGTCCGCTACGTGGCCTCCctggcgcccgccgccgccggggcagggGGCGCGGGGCGGGAGGTCGCCAACTGGGCGCGCGAGGAGCTGCTGGAGATAGACGGCGGCGCACGCCGGCTTGCGTACGCCGTCGTCGGCAGCAGCATGGGGTTCGGCCGCTACGTCGGCAGCATGGCcgtcgtcgccgacgacgaggacgaggcggccgcggcggcggggcggtgcaGGCTGGTGTGGGCGTTCGAGTGCGATCCCGTGCCGGGGTGGAGCCTCGACGGGCTGCTCGGCTACCTCGACGGCGGGGTCAAGGCCATCGCCGCGCGGATCGAGGAAGCCGAaactgc cgccgccgcttgA
- the LOC120667089 gene encoding MADS-box transcription factor 58-like isoform X2, translated as MHIQEVQPSTDIMWGFSGQSTLTSTTGPKLKEPAVSSPGSGSVGAAAAAAAAEKNGRGKIEIKRIENTTNRQVTFCKRRNGLLKKAYELSVLCDAEVALIVFSSRGRLYEYSNNSVKATIERYKKATSDNSSAASTVAEVTIQHYKQESARLRQQITNLQNSNRTLVGDSISTMSHKDLKQLEARLDKGLVKIRARKNEVLSSELEYMQRREMELQNDNLYLRSRVDENERAQQTANMMGESSTSEYQQGFIPYDPIRSFLQFNITQQQPQFYSQQEDRKDFNLGGR; from the exons ATGCATATCCAAGAAGTGCAACCATCCACGGACATCATG TGGGGGTTCTCCGGGCAGTCTACCTTGACTTCAACGACGGGTCCTAAGCTGAAGGAGCCGGCGGTGTCGTCTCCGGGCTCAGGCTCGgtcggagctgctgctgctgctgctgctgcagagaAGAACGGGAGGGGCAAGATTGAGATCAAGCGCATCGAGAACACGACCAACCGTCAGGTCACCTTCTGCAAGCGCCGCAATGGACTCCTCAAGAAGGCGTACGAGCTCTCCGTGCTCTGCGACGCCGAGGTCGCCCTCATTGTCTTCTCCAGCCGCGGCCGCCTCTACGAGTACTCCAACAACAG CGTGAAGGCAACCATTGAGAGGTACAAGAAGGCAACCAGTGACAACTCCAGCGCAGCTAGTACGGTTGCAGAGGTCACTATCCAG CACTACAAGCAGGAATCTGCTAGGCTGAGGCAGCAGATCACCAACTTGCAGAACTCCAACAG GACCCTGGTAGGTGATTCTATTTCAACCATGAGCCACAAGGACCTTAAGCAGCTAGAGGCTAGGTTGGACAAAGGCCTGGTAAAGATTAGAGCTAGAAAG AATGAGGTGCTATCTTCTGAACTCGAGTATATGCAGAGGAGG GAAATGGAGTTGCAGAATGATAACTTGTACTTAAGGAGCAGG GTTGACGAGAATGAGAGGGCACAGCAGACAGCGAACATGATGGGGGAGTCGTCGACGAGTGAGTACCAGCAAGGTTTCATTCCTTATGACCCAATAAGAAGCTTCCTGCAGTTCAACATCACGCAGCAGCAGCCTCAATTTTACTCCCAGCAGGAGGACCGGAAAGACTTCAACCTAG GTGGAAGATAA
- the LOC120667089 gene encoding MADS-box transcription factor 58-like isoform X1, producing the protein MHIQEVQPSTDIMWGFSGQSTLTSTTGPKLKEPAVSSPGSGSVGAAAAAAAAEKNGRGKIEIKRIENTTNRQVTFCKRRNGLLKKAYELSVLCDAEVALIVFSSRGRLYEYSNNSVKATIERYKKATSDNSSAASTVAEVTIQHYKQESARLRQQITNLQNSNRTLVGDSISTMSHKDLKQLEARLDKGLVKIRARKVHCDNNHIRCIARKINIYFVCPIHGHLITLQNEVLSSELEYMQRREMELQNDNLYLRSRVDENERAQQTANMMGESSTSEYQQGFIPYDPIRSFLQFNITQQQPQFYSQQEDRKDFNLGGR; encoded by the exons ATGCATATCCAAGAAGTGCAACCATCCACGGACATCATG TGGGGGTTCTCCGGGCAGTCTACCTTGACTTCAACGACGGGTCCTAAGCTGAAGGAGCCGGCGGTGTCGTCTCCGGGCTCAGGCTCGgtcggagctgctgctgctgctgctgctgcagagaAGAACGGGAGGGGCAAGATTGAGATCAAGCGCATCGAGAACACGACCAACCGTCAGGTCACCTTCTGCAAGCGCCGCAATGGACTCCTCAAGAAGGCGTACGAGCTCTCCGTGCTCTGCGACGCCGAGGTCGCCCTCATTGTCTTCTCCAGCCGCGGCCGCCTCTACGAGTACTCCAACAACAG CGTGAAGGCAACCATTGAGAGGTACAAGAAGGCAACCAGTGACAACTCCAGCGCAGCTAGTACGGTTGCAGAGGTCACTATCCAG CACTACAAGCAGGAATCTGCTAGGCTGAGGCAGCAGATCACCAACTTGCAGAACTCCAACAG GACCCTGGTAGGTGATTCTATTTCAACCATGAGCCACAAGGACCTTAAGCAGCTAGAGGCTAGGTTGGACAAAGGCCTGGTAAAGATTAGAGCTAGAAAGGTACACTGTGATAATAATCATATACGTTGCATTGCGaggaaaataaatatttattttgtttgccCGATTCATGGCCATCTCATTACTCTGCAGAATGAGGTGCTATCTTCTGAACTCGAGTATATGCAGAGGAGG GAAATGGAGTTGCAGAATGATAACTTGTACTTAAGGAGCAGG GTTGACGAGAATGAGAGGGCACAGCAGACAGCGAACATGATGGGGGAGTCGTCGACGAGTGAGTACCAGCAAGGTTTCATTCCTTATGACCCAATAAGAAGCTTCCTGCAGTTCAACATCACGCAGCAGCAGCCTCAATTTTACTCCCAGCAGGAGGACCGGAAAGACTTCAACCTAG GTGGAAGATAA